A section of the Methanosarcina mazei S-6 genome encodes:
- the uvrC gene encoding excinuclease ABC subunit UvrC: MGRGSKMIDLEALPHLPGCYLFKDEEGIVLYVGKAKDLKKRVSSYFQKRDHDPKTASLMQFARGLDFIVTNTEVEAFLLENTLIKKHWPRYNIMLKDSKRYACIHLTGEKFPRIRIARKNTGEGEFFGPFVSARERDYIFEVVRKTFQLRTCRKMPSRACLRYHIGACSGPCISSVSVEEYGEKVKKAISVLKGNIRELIESMETEMKEMAAKQMFEQAMELRDEIAALEYLQEKQNMERQKKYDEDILNYIVRDNNVYLMLFKVYKGTLEDKQDFVFAFGEDFLEEFLVQYYSENDPPEELIVPEPLDESLVEFLAHVKGKKVKVAVPKQGDKKELLDLVLKNVEIGFFGDRKKLEALQSKLSLPKIPNVIECFDISHLSGTATVGSMVQFRGGRPDKHNYRRFKIESVEGIDDFASIAEVVRRRYSRLLEDKHEMPDLIIIDGGKGQLSSAFQELRKLRVKVPIISIAKREEEIYVPGLKSPLPIKKDEKASLFVQEIRDEAHRFAINYNRLLRQKALIQK, encoded by the coding sequence ATGGGACGTGGTTCAAAAATGATCGACCTGGAAGCTCTTCCGCATCTGCCTGGCTGTTATCTCTTCAAGGATGAGGAAGGGATTGTACTTTATGTTGGGAAAGCAAAGGACCTCAAAAAAAGGGTGAGCAGCTATTTCCAGAAAAGGGACCACGACCCTAAAACTGCAAGCCTTATGCAGTTTGCCAGAGGCCTTGATTTTATTGTTACGAATACCGAGGTAGAAGCCTTTCTCCTCGAAAATACCCTGATCAAGAAGCACTGGCCCAGATACAATATAATGCTCAAGGACTCAAAACGGTACGCCTGCATCCACCTCACGGGAGAAAAATTTCCCAGGATCAGGATTGCGCGTAAGAATACCGGAGAGGGAGAGTTCTTCGGACCGTTTGTCTCTGCCAGAGAACGGGACTATATTTTTGAGGTTGTAAGAAAAACATTCCAGCTCAGGACCTGCAGGAAAATGCCTTCACGTGCCTGCCTGCGCTACCACATAGGAGCGTGCAGCGGTCCCTGCATTAGCAGTGTTTCCGTTGAGGAATACGGAGAGAAAGTAAAAAAAGCCATTTCTGTCCTTAAAGGCAATATCAGGGAACTCATAGAGTCCATGGAAACAGAGATGAAAGAAATGGCTGCAAAACAGATGTTTGAGCAGGCAATGGAACTCAGGGACGAGATTGCAGCCCTTGAATACCTCCAGGAAAAACAGAATATGGAGAGGCAGAAAAAGTATGATGAGGACATCCTGAATTACATCGTCAGGGACAATAACGTTTACCTCATGCTTTTTAAGGTTTACAAAGGTACCCTGGAAGACAAGCAGGACTTTGTCTTTGCTTTTGGGGAGGATTTTCTGGAAGAGTTTCTCGTACAGTATTATTCCGAGAACGACCCTCCTGAAGAACTGATAGTTCCGGAACCGCTTGATGAGTCTCTTGTAGAGTTCCTGGCACATGTGAAGGGAAAGAAAGTGAAAGTAGCGGTCCCGAAACAGGGAGATAAAAAAGAGCTTCTTGACCTTGTCCTTAAAAATGTTGAGATTGGATTCTTCGGGGACAGGAAAAAGCTTGAAGCCCTGCAGAGTAAACTTTCCTTACCAAAGATCCCGAATGTTATTGAATGCTTTGATATTTCCCACCTTTCAGGCACGGCTACAGTCGGTTCAATGGTGCAGTTCAGGGGAGGCAGGCCTGATAAGCATAATTACCGCCGCTTCAAAATAGAAAGCGTGGAAGGGATTGACGACTTCGCTTCCATTGCCGAAGTTGTGCGGAGGCGTTATTCCCGACTGCTTGAGGACAAACATGAAATGCCTGACCTGATAATTATTGATGGGGGAAAAGGGCAGCTTTCTTCAGCTTTCCAGGAACTACGGAAGCTCAGGGTAAAGGTTCCCATTATCTCAATAGCCAAACGCGAAGAAGAGATTTATGTCCCGGGACTCAAGTCTCCTCTTCCTATCAAAAAAGATGAGAAAGCATCTCTTTTTGTCCAGGAAATCAGGGACGAAGCTCACAGGTTCGCTATTAACTATAACCGCCTGTTAAGACAGAAAGCATTGATACAGAAATGA
- the uvrA gene encoding excinuclease ABC subunit UvrA yields MKNIIIKGAREHNLKDITVELPRDRLIVITGVSGSGKSTLAFDTIYAEGQRRYVESLSAYARQFLGLMNKPDVDSIEGLSPAISIEQKTTSKNPRSTVGTVTEIYDYLRLLFARVGTPYCPVHGIKIESQSPERIADSLSRECEGMVTILAPIVRQKKGTYQQLFRDLNSEGFTRVRVNGEIHRTDDEISLDRYKKHDIEAVVDRLDPSEDRSRLVEACENALQKAAGLLIAVDSEGKDHLYSSNMACPVCGMAFEELQPRMFSFNSPFGACEACNGLGFKMELDPDLIIPDKSLCIADGAVAVYRNYLDGYRSQHLAAVAKHFGFDVFTPIEALSEKQYNALMYGTDERIHFNMNMKNGDVQWSHKGTWEGLLPQSERLYNQTKSEYRRKELEKFMQVHPCPKCEGKRLKEKVLAVKIADKSIVDITDLSISQSVRFFEDLKLPQKEQEIAKQVLKEIRSRLGFLEHVGLSYLTLSRSAGSLSGGEAQRIRLATQLGSNLMGVLYVLDEPSIGLHQRDNERLIETLQTLRDLGNTLIVVEHDEDTIRAADYVLDIGPGAGIHGGYVVAEGTPSEIEKNPESLTGKYLSGEKQIKPPAIRRQSDSFIRLKGCRENNLKDVDANIPIGLLTVVTGVSGSGKSTLIYDTLYKALTKKINKSSVTPGEYDELIFDSEIDKVIVIDQSPIGRTPRSNPATYTKVFDAVRQAFAETKEAKIRGYKNGRFSFNVKGGRCEACQGEGLIKIEMNFLPDVYIECEECKGTRYNRETLEVKYRGKSIAEVLDMTVEEAAEHFENVPAINGKLNTLVRVGLGYIKLGQSSTTLSGGEAQRIKLTRELSKKCTGKTIYLLDEPTTGLHFHDVKKLISVLNGLVAKGNTVVVIEHNLDVIKSADHIIDLGPEGGHAGGEIIAAGTPEEVAMVQESYTGRFLAPRILANANLYLEPGSQPVEAVFEEEEDFGTDFEELEEESDENLDEEPEEFDRTDDTFEEKILQKV; encoded by the coding sequence ATGAAAAATATCATAATCAAAGGGGCACGGGAACACAACCTGAAAGACATTACCGTGGAGCTTCCGCGGGACAGGTTAATTGTAATTACCGGCGTGTCAGGGTCAGGAAAATCAACCCTTGCCTTTGACACTATTTATGCCGAAGGTCAACGGCGCTATGTTGAGTCGCTCTCTGCTTATGCGCGGCAGTTCCTCGGGCTTATGAACAAGCCGGATGTGGACAGCATTGAAGGGCTGTCTCCGGCAATTTCCATAGAACAGAAAACCACCTCTAAAAATCCCAGGAGTACGGTGGGGACTGTAACAGAAATTTATGACTACCTCAGGCTGCTTTTTGCAAGGGTCGGGACTCCCTACTGCCCTGTTCACGGCATAAAAATCGAGTCCCAGTCTCCGGAAAGGATTGCTGACAGCCTCAGCAGGGAATGTGAGGGAATGGTTACAATCCTCGCACCCATAGTCCGCCAGAAAAAAGGGACTTACCAGCAGCTTTTCAGGGACCTCAACAGCGAAGGGTTCACGAGGGTAAGGGTGAACGGGGAGATCCACAGGACAGATGACGAAATCTCCCTTGACAGGTACAAAAAACACGATATTGAAGCTGTGGTTGACCGGCTTGACCCTTCCGAAGACCGGTCAAGGCTTGTCGAAGCCTGTGAAAATGCACTTCAAAAAGCCGCCGGACTCCTGATTGCTGTGGATTCGGAAGGAAAAGACCATCTTTACTCTTCTAACATGGCATGTCCTGTCTGCGGGATGGCTTTTGAGGAACTCCAGCCCAGGATGTTTTCTTTCAACAGTCCTTTCGGGGCTTGCGAAGCCTGCAATGGGCTCGGGTTTAAGATGGAACTTGACCCTGACCTCATAATTCCGGATAAAAGCCTGTGCATTGCTGACGGAGCAGTTGCTGTTTACAGGAACTATCTTGACGGCTACCGGAGCCAGCATCTTGCTGCTGTTGCAAAACATTTTGGCTTTGATGTATTTACTCCTATCGAAGCTCTTTCCGAAAAGCAGTACAACGCCCTGATGTACGGCACGGATGAGCGCATCCACTTTAACATGAACATGAAAAACGGGGATGTGCAGTGGTCACATAAAGGTACCTGGGAAGGGCTTCTTCCTCAGTCTGAAAGGCTCTACAACCAGACTAAGTCCGAGTACAGGAGAAAAGAACTCGAGAAATTCATGCAGGTCCACCCCTGTCCAAAATGTGAGGGCAAGCGCCTGAAAGAAAAGGTTCTTGCAGTCAAAATCGCGGACAAGTCAATAGTGGATATTACAGACCTGTCCATTTCCCAGTCCGTCCGGTTTTTTGAAGACCTGAAACTCCCACAAAAAGAACAGGAAATCGCAAAGCAGGTGCTTAAGGAAATTCGTTCCCGCCTGGGTTTCCTTGAACACGTAGGGCTCAGTTATCTCACCCTTTCCCGAAGTGCAGGCTCACTCTCAGGCGGAGAAGCCCAGAGGATCAGGCTGGCAACCCAGTTAGGCTCAAACCTTATGGGCGTGCTCTACGTTCTTGACGAGCCTTCTATAGGGCTGCACCAGAGAGATAATGAACGGCTTATTGAGACCCTTCAGACTCTTAGAGATCTCGGGAATACTCTCATTGTGGTGGAGCACGATGAAGATACTATCCGGGCTGCGGATTATGTGCTTGATATTGGTCCCGGAGCGGGGATACATGGAGGGTATGTGGTAGCCGAAGGAACGCCTTCGGAAATTGAGAAAAATCCGGAATCTCTGACAGGCAAATACCTGTCCGGAGAAAAGCAGATAAAGCCTCCTGCTATTCGCCGACAGAGCGATTCCTTTATCCGTCTGAAAGGCTGCAGGGAGAATAACCTGAAAGATGTGGATGCAAATATCCCCATAGGGCTCCTTACTGTGGTCACAGGGGTTTCAGGTTCAGGAAAATCCACCCTTATTTACGATACCCTTTACAAAGCCCTCACGAAAAAGATCAACAAATCAAGCGTAACTCCCGGGGAATATGACGAGCTTATCTTTGATTCCGAGATTGATAAGGTAATTGTTATCGACCAGAGCCCCATAGGCAGGACTCCACGCTCAAACCCTGCCACCTATACCAAGGTCTTTGATGCTGTCAGGCAGGCTTTTGCCGAAACTAAGGAAGCAAAAATCCGGGGATACAAAAACGGGCGTTTCTCTTTCAACGTAAAAGGAGGGCGCTGTGAAGCCTGCCAGGGAGAAGGGCTGATTAAAATCGAGATGAATTTCCTGCCTGATGTTTACATCGAATGTGAAGAGTGCAAGGGAACGCGCTATAACAGGGAAACCCTTGAAGTAAAATACAGGGGCAAGTCAATTGCCGAAGTTCTGGACATGACTGTGGAAGAAGCAGCAGAGCATTTTGAAAATGTGCCAGCGATTAACGGCAAGCTCAATACTCTCGTACGTGTAGGCCTTGGATATATCAAGCTCGGGCAGAGTTCCACAACCCTTTCCGGAGGGGAAGCCCAGAGGATCAAACTCACAAGGGAACTCTCCAAAAAGTGTACCGGAAAGACGATATACCTCCTTGACGAGCCCACGACAGGCCTGCATTTCCATGACGTTAAAAAGTTAATTTCAGTCCTTAACGGGCTTGTTGCAAAAGGAAACACCGTTGTTGTAATCGAACACAACCTGGATGTTATCAAATCCGCAGACCATATAATCGACCTTGGTCCCGAAGGAGGACACGCAGGTGGGGAAATTATTGCAGCAGGTACACCTGAGGAGGTTGCCATGGTTCAGGAGAGCTATACAGGGAGATTCCTTGCTCCCAGAATTCTGGCAAACGCAAACCTTTATTTGGAACCGGGATCACAGCCTGTAGAGGCTGTTTTTGAAGAAGAGGAAGATTTCGGAACCGATTTCGAGGAATTAGAGGAAGAATCGGATGAAAACCTCGACGAAGAGCCAGAGGAATTTGACAGAACAGACGATACATTTGAAGAAAAGATTCTTCAAAAAGTTTGA